One genomic window of Ruminococcus gauvreauii includes the following:
- a CDS encoding InlB B-repeat-containing protein has translation MGKGPCSKEVNFEESSVKGLENGAYRQDEEPVITAVGAGMDNQDPVMGDVRYIPAAWQVDSGKILAGSWGQSPYTSAIDMSKLSAGDHTLSVTFSQQMFGELSSETGSFGWSDTGEGPEGGFVISVAFTVKPEEKTLEYTLTVENGTGSGVYPVGEKVTIKADTAPTGKVFDKWVLGKDSSGKITSTTKRQTTFTMGEGNATVTATYKNKNSGTGGTGDASLSVWMLIASLLGSGTLAALVYDRRRRKNK, from the coding sequence ATGGGGAAGGGACCATGCAGTAAAGAAGTAAATTTTGAAGAATCATCGGTAAAGGGCCTTGAAAACGGGGCTTACAGACAGGATGAAGAGCCTGTAATTACGGCGGTTGGAGCAGGCATGGATAATCAGGATCCGGTAATGGGTGATGTGAGATATATCCCGGCAGCATGGCAGGTTGACAGCGGCAAAATACTTGCGGGTTCGTGGGGACAGAGTCCTTATACTTCAGCGATCGATATGTCAAAACTGAGTGCCGGGGATCATACGCTTTCGGTCACGTTCAGTCAGCAGATGTTCGGAGAACTGAGTTCTGAAACGGGCAGCTTCGGATGGAGTGATACGGGTGAGGGACCGGAGGGCGGTTTTGTGATTTCTGTTGCATTTACGGTGAAACCGGAGGAGAAAACTTTAGAATATACCCTTACGGTAGAAAACGGAACCGGATCAGGCGTATACCCTGTAGGTGAAAAAGTGACCATTAAGGCGGACACAGCGCCGACAGGAAAAGTATTTGACAAGTGGGTTCTGGGAAAAGACAGTTCAGGTAAGATTACGAGCACAACAAAGCGGCAGACAACGTTCACCATGGGCGAAGGGAATGCCACAGTAACCGCGACCTATAAGAATAAAAATTCAGGTACGGGAGGCACAGGAGACGCTTCCCTGTCCGTATGGATGCTCATAGCGTCGTTGCTGGGATCAGGCACTCTGGCGGCTTTGGTGTACGACCGGCGCAGAAGAAAAAATAAATAA